The proteins below are encoded in one region of bacterium:
- a CDS encoding NADPH-dependent oxidoreductase — MNEAISVLLAHKSERSYTDEAVSDADLATIVEAGRRGPTSINGQQVSVVVVRDAERRAKIAEIAGGQPWIAKAPVFLAVLIDFHKTAVALRMAGREQVIHESVEGTIVGSIDAGIALGAMMTAARALGLGTVPIGGIRRDPDAMVALLGLPPMTFPVVGMCVGHVAEPAERKPRLPLPAFRFDERYDEAALEPAIAEYDVELAEHWKKIGRADGLPWSANLAGIYDKVYFPHVKGCAAKQGFKNDK, encoded by the coding sequence ATGAACGAAGCGATCAGCGTGTTGCTGGCCCACAAGAGCGAGCGGAGCTACACCGACGAAGCGGTCTCCGACGCCGACCTCGCGACGATCGTCGAGGCCGGGCGGCGCGGGCCGACGTCGATCAACGGACAGCAGGTCTCGGTCGTCGTCGTGCGGGACGCGGAGCGCCGCGCGAAGATCGCGGAGATCGCGGGGGGCCAGCCCTGGATCGCGAAGGCGCCGGTCTTCCTCGCGGTGTTGATCGACTTCCACAAGACGGCGGTGGCGCTGCGGATGGCCGGACGCGAGCAGGTCATCCACGAAAGCGTCGAGGGGACGATCGTCGGCTCGATCGACGCCGGGATCGCGCTCGGCGCCATGATGACCGCGGCGCGAGCGCTGGGCCTCGGGACCGTGCCGATCGGCGGCATCCGCCGCGATCCCGACGCGATGGTCGCGCTGCTCGGGCTGCCGCCGATGACCTTCCCGGTCGTCGGGATGTGCGTCGGACACGTCGCGGAGCCCGCGGAGCGGAAGCCGCGGCTGCCGCTGCCGGCGTTCCGCTTCGACGAGCGCTACGACGAAGCGGCGCTCGAGCCGGCGATCGCGGAGTACGACGTCGAGCTGGCCGAACACTGGAAGAAGATCGGCCGCGCCGACGGCCTGCCGTGGTCGGCGAACCTCGCCGGGATCTACGACAAGGTCTACTTCCCGCACGTCAAGGGCTGCGCGGCGAAGCAGGGGTTCAAGAACGACAAGTAG
- the ribB gene encoding 3,4-dihydroxy-2-butanone-4-phosphate synthase has protein sequence MTSLLTARCGAPRVRLERAIESLAAGRGILVVDDEDRENEVDMVFAAETLTEEQMALLIREGSGIVCLCLTPERTLELKLPQMSPVNTNHHGTAFTVSIEAARGVTTGVSAADRVATVRAAVADDARPEDLARPGHVFPLRARPGGVLERRGHTEAVVDLARLAGLRPCGVLCELTKPDGTMARLPDALAFGESRGLPIVAVDDVARLLSKAPLGD, from the coding sequence GTGACGTCTTTGCTGACGGCGCGCTGCGGCGCGCCGCGCGTCCGCTTGGAGCGGGCGATCGAGTCGCTGGCCGCGGGGCGCGGCATCCTGGTCGTGGACGACGAAGACCGCGAGAACGAAGTCGACATGGTCTTCGCCGCCGAGACGCTGACCGAAGAACAGATGGCGCTCTTGATCCGCGAAGGGAGCGGCATCGTCTGCCTCTGCCTCACGCCGGAGCGGACGCTCGAACTGAAGCTGCCGCAGATGTCGCCGGTCAACACGAACCACCACGGAACCGCGTTCACCGTCTCGATCGAGGCGGCGCGCGGCGTGACGACCGGCGTTTCGGCCGCCGACCGCGTGGCGACCGTGCGCGCCGCGGTCGCGGACGACGCGCGTCCGGAGGACCTCGCGCGTCCCGGGCACGTCTTCCCGCTGCGCGCGCGTCCCGGCGGCGTGCTCGAACGGCGCGGCCACACCGAGGCGGTCGTCGATCTGGCGCGCCTCGCCGGCCTCCGCCCGTGCGGCGTGCTCTGCGAACTGACGAAGCCGGACGGCACGATGGCCCGCCTTCCCGATGCGCTGGCGTTCGGAGAGAGCCGCGGCCTGCCGATCGTCGCCGTGGACGACGTCGCGCGCCTGCTGTCGAAGGCGCCGCTCGGCGACTGA